Below is a window of Chloroflexota bacterium DNA.
TGGCGACGGCGACGGGCGGCATTCTCGAAGTGGTGATCGAGGGTGAGACGGGACTGCTGGTGCCCATCGAGCAGGCGGGCGGCGCGTCGTTCGAGCCGGCCGACCCGGCCCGCTTCAGCCGCGACCTTGCCGCTGCGATCAACAAACTGCTCGCCGATCCGCCCCTGCGCGAGCGGATGGGCGCGGCCGGGCGTACGCGGGTCGAGGAGCACTTCTCGTGGGGGGCCATCGCGCGGCGCACGGTGGACCTGTACGAGTCGCTGGGGTCGGGCCGGGCCTAACGGGGCCGGGCCTAGCGGGGCCGGGCCGCCCAGTAGCCTTCGCCGGCGCAGCTGCGACAGAGCACCCGGCCGCCCTGGTGGACTTCCCGCTCGTTCATGATCTCCTCGCCGCATTGCCCACACGGCACATGCAGCCCCGGCCGGCTGATGATCGCCTCCAGGCTCACCGAGAGGGTCACCTCGGCCGAGCGCAGCAGCAGCTCGGCCGGCATCACTTTGTAGCTTTCGAGCATCGTGTGCCAGGAGTCCTCGGCGCCGCCGTGCCACTCACGCGCACGCTGCCGCGCGGCCGGGTGCGGCCAGATCCGCACGGCTCGGCCGGTCTCGACGTCCACGAACGTCGCGGCGACTTTCCCGTAGTCCTCGATCCGGAGCGTCCGGCGTCCCGCCCGGCAGCCCGTCGCCGCTGAGATCCCGTCGGCCGCGCAGCCGTCCGTCTCGACAAACGTGAACAGCCGCCGGTCCTGGCGCGGCAGCTCCAGCCCCAACAGCTCGCCCGCGTACCGGCCCATCCGGACGGCCAGCACCTGTCGGGGGCACAGGCGGGAGTGGCCTTCCGCCGCGCGCGCGAGGCAGGCGTCCAGCGAGTCTGCGCTCGGGCGCGGCGGCTCGGCCACCAGCGCGTTGGACGCCCCGGCGGTCTGGGAATAGGCCTGCCGGACCTGTTCGAGGATCTCGGGCACGTACTCGGGCATGCTGGACTCCAGGTGCGTCCGACTCGGAGGTTGGGGCAGCGAGCGGACTCACCGGCCTGACCGCTCCTCTGTCATCGTAGGCGTCCAGCAAGCAGCCTGGATGTGACACCTGTCACTGCTTCAGCAGGATGCCACCCGCCCGTTCGGGTGGGACGGGATCGCGCGGCCAGCCGACCGTTCGGCGTGCGCATCCGCACGCCGCGCCACGGCCGATGGCTGCTCGTCAGACGGCCTTCCGCCGCCCGGTCCCTTCGAGTGGCGCTCGACAGCCGCGCACGGCAGGCTACATTCCCGCTGCAACCCCGCACAGAGATGAGAGCGCTCATCTTCGGGAAGATGTGGAACGCAGGCCGGGACATTTGTCCTGCCCATCCCACCCCTGGCCGGGCGTACCGTGTAGCTAAGGGTCTTGCGAGGCGACGAGTGACGCGGATGACCCGACTCCACACGACCCGCCGCCCCGTGCTGTTCTTGACCCGGAAGGTTGGGACGCACGCTATGTCACCACATTGGACACTCGATCGGAGAACATTCCTCAAGTGGTCTGGTGCGCTTGCGGGTGTGACCGCCGCGGAGGCCCTCGCCTCCGAGGGGCACATCCCGTTCTCGGTCCTGCCGGCTGCCGCCGACGGACGCGCATCGCTGCCACTCCCGCTGCTCGCCGCGACCGCTCCCGCGGCTGAGCGCGTGGTCGCCACCGGCTGTGGCAACAACTGCGGCGGACGCTGCGTACTGCTCGCCCATATCAAAGACGGCGTCATCACCCGCATCGAGTCCGACCCCGATCCGGACCTGCCGGACCAGCCGCAGCTACGCGCCTGCCTGCGTGGGCGGTCCTACCGGCAGATCGTCTACCACCCGGACCGCCTGAAGTACCCCATGAAGCGCGTCGGCGCGCGCGGCGAGGGCAAGTTCGAGCGCATCTCCTGGGACGAGGCGACCACGACGATCGCCGAGCAGGTCAAGCGCGTCACCGCGCAGTACGGCCCGCTCGCCATCTACGTCAACTACGGTTCTGGCATCTCGGGCATCAATCGCGGCGA
It encodes the following:
- a CDS encoding TraR/DksA C4-type zinc finger protein, translating into MPEYVPEILEQVRQAYSQTAGASNALVAEPPRPSADSLDACLARAAEGHSRLCPRQVLAVRMGRYAGELLGLELPRQDRRLFTFVETDGCAADGISAATGCRAGRRTLRIEDYGKVAATFVDVETGRAVRIWPHPAARQRAREWHGGAEDSWHTMLESYKVMPAELLLRSAEVTLSVSLEAIISRPGLHVPCGQCGEEIMNEREVHQGGRVLCRSCAGEGYWAARPR